In one Brienomyrus brachyistius isolate T26 chromosome 5, BBRACH_0.4, whole genome shotgun sequence genomic region, the following are encoded:
- the aatkb gene encoding serine/threonine-protein kinase LMTK1 isoform X6 produces MCAYHSSAVYNDGCSTGGWGPDGLFKSGGRVVAGEEGLSVPSDLALRNCMLTAEATVKIGDYGLSHNKYKEDYFVTSDQLWVPLRWIAPELVDEVHGNLLVVDQTKPGNIWSLGVTVWELFELGNQPYRQYSDRQVLTYAVKEQQLKLPKPLLKVPLSDRWYEVMQFCWLQPDQRPTAEEVHLLLSYLCAKGASEAEEDFEKRWNSMRPNNSHCAGLAGGLPPSCSSSSFPLLERFSMGDSYQPEPGDDVLTVTETRHGLNFEYKWEQARHELPYRSSSTSGPLGQGNPHYQDIYYPSVGSCGADGLTLGVSPSYYDSKQLHTPGVVPVLSAHSPSMSSEYYIRIEEPVDCHIDRNYTVCPYSPGFEGSADGGFVVGSGEAVGCINCPSEAQPSSFWSTDIHKASAYDSDNSPAISLTMEPLLGQVCSPMQPWESGHYVSYKDRDGGYYYDPSPSMEMDHYLMEDNVEPQEESWGSRSLRQALGELENPLGISPSLSDPRQGYGDPCMAGECYYDMMGSLRKTMPRPHSVSIGPEGPLFRDRRDSDLEEDDLFVEREARSWVSNHSANNNSLNFSRRPVRCSQDTYVDYHYTMPSTDVEDLWPQMDIKEKSMFQSNNSLCYPETMRNNAGCLTLSKHHSLINPRECNICVYPCHKGREDPISPVRYCQTVDSPQSVDPLSGTLVRNYGISNYIRDKKSEPPHADKAKSLSNLPTSLTGECVLSQSQMSDMNRTPILLEHSEHQTGLGGEILGKKGVEQEVSSLTGVKFKIQTVHIAAEKATSPDPVSDSSRLADSGVERGCSSISLVDIDDCSDEDITDVTSGIFVDFIMDCADSGNAPAGLKNPQDPAETPDSVDSIDLPSTAESCDALSPASFDTSSPPKAHDSGYDTENNESPEFVMKEPLEPRDPEGFSQSLGKTSLCGNLAPGVTEAKVVSQAEMDDSAIPLVSMTNRTELDLTSLCEKNTYRDSAYFSDYDTENERFSQDKEDNLMDKLDSDDLVQKEDGNKSPKKPMEKESLKPLHLEKDEGDWKNNEEDHSEIDVDVKKLSPQREFSETKVCGSSSEPMFSMLSPSPPEMGGCLTKESSQDEGLGLDSENPGEEASSESSSSTVSEGTSVQQQPSTSGDGGKESGGAEDSLAEPLISDSASTDSNTEIPAEFSDDKTEPVECGHLQEEEKGQDSICSRPISEDQEAQAADTESDGLMDIAKCPSSPPPPLPPIESRISPGDGEEADSEDSEESDEELRCYNVQEQSEESEEESSTVPVVVMDCSDACHLRSLLKMPTLLTEAFSDEFDRKKKAVSFFDDVTVFLFDQESPTRELAEHGFPPGAESCGQGSEATEPRPQEKINASSDDSSDGNISEESAGFEWEDDFPLLPNASSVVAARSTPEKPSAPRQSAVPPEPKPAVQFSRFTVSPSLVSRFSITHVSDSDIESAGGLSPFHTNVTLRIDNETSQSCYQNLPA; encoded by the exons ATGTGTGCATACCACTCATCAGCTGTGTATAATGATGGGTGTAGCACTGGTGGGTGGGGGCCGGACGGTCTCTTTAAGTCAGGAGGACGGGTGGTTGCTGGTGAAGAAGGACTGTCTGTTCCCAG TGACCTTGCCCTGAGGAACTGTATGCTAACTGCCGAAGCCACCGTGAAGATCGGAGATTATGGGCTCTCACATAACAAATACAAG GAAGACTACTTCGTAACGTCGGACCAGCTGTGGGTGCCTCTGCGCTGGATCGCTCCCGAGCTTGTCGACGAGGTCCACGGCAACCTGCTGGTTGTAGATCAGACCAAGCCTGGCAACATATG GTCCCTGGGGGTGACGGTCTGGGAGCTGTTCGAGCTGGGGAACCAGCCATACCGGCAGTACTCGGACAGGCAGGTGCTCACCTATGCTGTGAAGGAGCAGCAGCTAAAGCTGCCCAAGCCGCTGCTGAAGGTGCCCCTTTCTGATCGCTG GTATGAGGTGATGCAGTTCTGCTGGTTGCAGCCAGATCAGAGGCCTACAGCAGAAGAGGTACACCTGCTGCTCAGCTACCTGTGCGCCAAAGGCGCGAGTGAAGCCGAGGAAGACTTCGAGAAGCGCTGGAACTCCATGCGGCCCAACAATAGTCATTGTGCCGGCCTCGCTGGGGGCCTgcccccatcctgctcctcatcCTCCTTCCCACTGCTTGAACGATTCTCAATGGGCGACAGCTACCAGCCTGAGCCTGGTGATGATGTCCTGACAGTCACCGAGACCCGTCACGGACTCAACTTTGAGTACAAGTGGGAGCAGGCTCGGCATGAGCTGCCCTACCGCTCATCCTCCACCAGCGGGCCCCTAGGTCAGGGTAATCCTCACTACCAGGACATCTACTATCCCTCTGTTGGCAGCTGTGGGGCAGATGGGCTCACACTTGGGGTCTCACCATCCTACTACGACTCGAAGCAGCTACACACTCCTGGAGTGGTTCCTGTGCTGAGTGCACACAGCCCATCAATGAGCAGCGAGTATTACATTCGCATTGAGGAGCCTGTGGACTGCCACATTGACAGAAACTATACAGTATGCCCCTATAGCCCTGGATTTGAAGGCAGTGCTGATGGGGGCTTTGTGGTTGGGAGTGGTGAGGCAGTAGGCTGCATAAATTGtccctcagaggctcagcccagCTCCTTTTGGTCAACGGACATTCACAAAGCAAGCGCCTATGACTCAGACAATAGTCCAGCGATCTCCCTGACCATGGAACCCCTTTTAGGCCAGGTGTGCAGCCCCATGCAACCCTGGGAGTCAGGACACTATGTGTCCTACAAGGATAGGGATGGTGGATACTACTATGACCCTTCTCCCTCCATGGAGATGGACCACTATTTGATGGAGGACAACGTGGAGCCCCAGGAGGAGAGCTGGGGATCCCGAAGCCTACGTCAGGCATTGGGTGAGCTGGAGAATCCACTCGGTATCTCACCTTCTCTGAGTGATCCTAGGCAGGGGTATGGTGACCCCTGCATGGCAGGTGAGTGCTACTATGACATGATGGGTTCCCTGAGGAAGACCATGCCCCGGCCCCACTCTGTCAGCATTGGTCCAGAGGGCCCCCTTTTCAGGGACAGACGGGATAGTGACCTGGAAGAAGACGACCTGTTTGTAGAGAGGGAGGCCAGAAGCTGGGTCTCAAACCACTCCGCTAACAACAACAGCTTGAACTTCTCCCGGAGGCCAGTGAGGTGCAGCCAGGACACCTACGTGGATTACCATTATACCATGCCTTCTACCGATGTGGAGGATTTGTGGCCGCAGATGGACATCAAAGAGAAGTCAATGTTCCAATCCAATAATTCTCTCTGCTACCCAGAGACTATGAGAAATAATGCGGGTTGCCTTACCCTCAGCAAACACCACTCACTTATCAATCCCAGGGAGTGTAATATTTGTGTATACCCATGCCACAAAGGCAGGGAGGATCCAATATCACCAGTCAGGTACTGCCAGACTGTGGATAGTCCACAGTCCGTCGATCCCCTGTCTGGTACACTTGTCAGAAACTATGGCATCAGTAACTACATCAGAGATAAGAAAAGTGAACCACCCCATGCAGACAAAGCGAAAAGTCTGTCTAACTTACCTACATCCCTTACTGGAGAATGTGTTTTATCACAATCCCAGATGTCAGATATGAACAGAACCCCTATTCTTCTGGAGCACTCAGAGCACCAAACCGGTCTTGGTGGAGAAATTTTGGGGAAAAAGGGTGTGGAGCAAGAAGTGTCATCTCTGACAGGTGTTAAATTCAAGATTCAGACCGTCCATATTGCGGCAGAGAAGGCCACCTCGCCAGACCCAGTGTCAGACAGCAGTCGGCTTGCGGACAGCGGTGTTGAGAGGGGATGCTCCAGCATCAGCCTTGTGGACATCGATGACTGCAGTGATGAAGATATCACAGACGTTACCTCGGGAATTTTTGTAGACTTTATAATGGATTGCGCAGATTCGGGAAATGCTCCAGCCGGCTTAAAAAATCCCCAGGACCCGGCGGAAACCCCAGATTCTGTTGATTCCATTGATTTACCGTCTACTGCTGAGTCATGCGATGCCTTAAGCCCTGCTTCTTTTGATACCTCCAGCCCACCTAAAGCCCATGACAGTGGCTATGACACTGAGAACAATGAATCCCCAGAGTTTGTTATGAAGGAACCTCTTGAGCCACGGGACCCTGAAGGGTTTTCCCAGTCTCTAGGGAAGACATCTTTGTGTGGAAACCTAGCCCCAGGAGTCACTGAAGCCAAAGTGGTCTCACAGGCTGAAATGGATGACAGTGCAATTCCACTTGTTTCAATGACCAACAGGACAGAGCTTGACCTTACAAGCCTATGTGAGAAAAACACATATAGGGATTCTGCCTATTTCTCTGACTATGATACAGAAAATGAGCGATTTTCCCAGGATAAGGAAGACAACCTTATGGACAAACTGGATTCCGATGACTTGGTACAAAAGGAAGATGGTAACAAGTCCCCCAAAAAACCTATGGAGAAAGAGAGCTTGAAACCTTTGCATTTAGAAAAAGATGAAGGAGACTGGAAGAATAATGAAGAGGATCACAGTGAAATTGATGTGGATGTTAAGAAGCTTTCCCCCCAACGAGAGTTCTCAGAGACCAAAGTATGTGGCTCCTCCTCAGAACCCATGTTCTCCATGCTCTCCCCATCTCCACCTGAAATGGGGGGTTGCCTGACAAAGGAATCTTCCCAAGATGAAGGCTTAGGGTTGGATTCTGAAAACCCTGGGGAGGAAGCATCCTCTGagtcctcttcctccacagtttCTGAAGGGACATCTGTCCAGCAACAGCCCTCAACTTCAGGAGATGGAGGTAAAGAATCTGGGGGTGCTGAGGACTCCCTGGCAGAACCCCTCATCTCTGACTCTGCCAGCACAGACAGCAATACGGAGATACCCGCAGAGTTCAGCGATGACAAGACAGAGCCAGTAGAGTGTGGGCATCTCCAGGAGGAGGAAAAGGGGCAAGATAGCATCTGTTCCAGACCCATAAGTGAAGATCAGGAAGCCCAGGCTGCAGACACAGAGTCAGACGGTCTAATGGATATTGCTAAATGTCCCTCATCTCCTCCTCCACCCCTGCCTCCAATTGAGAGCAGGATTTCACCAGGTGATGGGGAGGAAGCTGATTCAGAAGACAGCGAGGAATCAGATGAGGAGCTGCGCTGCTACAATGTCCAGGAgcagagtgaggagagtgaggagGAGTCCTCAACTGTGCCTGTTGTGGTGATGGACTGCAGTGATGCTTGCCACCTCCGCAGCCTCCTCAAGATGCCCACCCTGCTGACAGAGGCCTTCAGTGACGAATTTGACCGCAAGAAGAAGGCTGTTTCCTTCTTTGATGATGTCACAGTGTTCCTTTTCGATCAG GAGAGCCCGACCCGGGAGCTGGCAGAGCATGGCTTCCCCCCCGGAGCGGAGTCCTGCGGGCAGGGCTCAGAAGCCACGGAGCCACGCCCCCAGGAAAAGATCAATGCCAGCTCTGATGACTCCTCAGATGGGAACATCTCAGAAGAGA GTGCAGGTTTTGAGTGGGAAGATGACTTCCCTTTGCTGCCCAATGCCTCTTCTGTGGTGGCTGCAAGAAGCACCCCAGAGAAGCCATCAGCCCCCAGGCAGTCTGCTGTTCCTCCGGAGCCCAAGCCAGCAGTGCAGTTCTCTCGCTTCACTGTCTCCCCTTCCTTGGTCTCCCGCTTCTCCATCACGCACGTATCCGACTCCGACATCGAATCTGCAGGAGGTCTGTCTCCTTTTCACACAAATGTCACTCTTCGCATTGACAATGAGACAAGCCAGTCATGCTACCAAAATTTACCTGCATAA
- the aatkb gene encoding serine/threonine-protein kinase LMTK1 isoform X5, translated as MKIGSGKHEVQLLKSTDLGRHSLLYLKEIGHGWFGKVLLGEVNSGLSAMQVVVKELKTSASVQDQMQFLEEAQPYRTLQHPALLQCLAQCTEVTPYLLVMEFCPLGDLKGYLLSCRAADSMTPDPLMLQRMACEITSGLLHLHKHNFIHSDLALRNCMLTAEATVKIGDYGLSHNKYKEDYFVTSDQLWVPLRWIAPELVDEVHGNLLVVDQTKPGNIWSLGVTVWELFELGNQPYRQYSDRQVLTYAVKEQQLKLPKPLLKVPLSDRWYEVMQFCWLQPDQRPTAEEVHLLLSYLCAKGASEAEEDFEKRWNSMRPNNSHCAGLAGGLPPSCSSSSFPLLERFSMGDSYQPEPGDDVLTVTETRHGLNFEYKWEQARHELPYRSSSTSGPLGQGNPHYQDIYYPSVGSCGADGLTLGVSPSYYDSKQLHTPGVVPVLSAHSPSMSSEYYIRIEEPVDCHIDRNYTVCPYSPGFEGSADGGFVVGSGEAVGCINCPSEAQPSSFWSTDIHKASAYDSDNSPAISLTMEPLLGQVCSPMQPWESGHYVSYKDRDGGYYYDPSPSMEMDHYLMEDNVEPQEESWGSRSLRQALGELENPLGISPSLSDPRQGYGDPCMAGECYYDMMGSLRKTMPRPHSVSIGPEGPLFRDRRDSDLEEDDLFVEREARSWVSNHSANNNSLNFSRRPVRCSQDTYVDYHYTMPSTDVEDLWPQMDIKEKSMFQSNNSLCYPETMRNNAGCLTLSKHHSLINPRECNICVYPCHKGREDPISPVRYCQTVDSPQSVDPLSGTLVRNYGISNYIRDKKSEPPHADKAKSLSNLPTSLTGECVLSQSQMSDMNRTPILLEHSEHQTGLGGEILGKKGVEQEVSSLTGVKFKIQTVHIAAEKATSPDPVSDSSRLADSGVERGCSSISLVDIDDCSDEDITDVTSGIFVDFIMDCADSGNAPAGLKNPQDPAETPDSVDSIDLPSTAESCDALSPASFDTSSPPKAHDSGYDTENNESPEFVMKEPLEPRDPEGFSQSLGKTSLCGNLAPGVTEAKVVSQAEMDDSAIPLVSMTNRTELDLTSLCEKNTYRDSAYFSDYDTENERFSQDKEDNLMDKLDSDDLVQKEDGNKSPKKPMEKESLKPLHLEKDEGDWKNNEEDHSEIDVDVKKLSPQREFSETKVCGSSSEPMFSMLSPSPPEMGGCLTKESSQDEGLGLDSENPGEEASSESSSSTVSEGTSVQQQPSTSGDGGKESGGAEDSLAEPLISDSASTDSNTEIPAEFSDDKTEPVECGHLQEEEKGQDSICSRPISEDQEAQAADTESDGLMDIAKCPSSPPPPLPPIESRISPGDGEEADSEDSEESDEELRCYNVQEQSEESEEESSTVPVVVMDCSDACHLRSLLKMPTLLTEAFSDEFDRKKKAVSFFDDVTVFLFDQESPTRELAEHGFPPGAESCGQGSEATEPRPQEKINASSDDSSDGNISEESAGFEWEDDFPLLPNASSVVAARSTPEKPSAPRQSAVPPEPKPAVQFSRFTVSPSLVSRFSITHVSDSDIESAGGLSPFHTNVTLRIDNETSQSCYQNLPA; from the exons ATGAAGATTGGGTCAGGCAAACATGAAG TCCAGCTGCTCAAGTCCACTGATCTGGGTCGTCACAGCCTGCTCTACTTGAAGGAAATCGGACATGGCTGGTTTGGAAAG GTTCTGCTGGGGGAGGTGAATTCGGGGCTTAGCGCCATGCAAGTGGTGGTGAAGGAACTAAAGACGAGCGCCAGTGTGCAGGACCAGATGCAGTTCCTTGAGGAGGCCCAGCCTTAtcg CACCCTGCAGCACCCAGCTCTCCTGCAGTGTTTGGCACAGTGCACCGAGGTCACACCCTACCTGCTGGTGATGGAGTTCTGCCCACTG GGTGACCTGAAAGGCTACCTCCTCAGTTGCCGGGCTGCTGACTCCATGACCCCTGACCCCTTGATGCTCCAGCGGATGGCATGTGAGATTACGTCTGGACTTCTGCATCTCCACAAACACAATTTCATCCATAG TGACCTTGCCCTGAGGAACTGTATGCTAACTGCCGAAGCCACCGTGAAGATCGGAGATTATGGGCTCTCACATAACAAATACAAG GAAGACTACTTCGTAACGTCGGACCAGCTGTGGGTGCCTCTGCGCTGGATCGCTCCCGAGCTTGTCGACGAGGTCCACGGCAACCTGCTGGTTGTAGATCAGACCAAGCCTGGCAACATATG GTCCCTGGGGGTGACGGTCTGGGAGCTGTTCGAGCTGGGGAACCAGCCATACCGGCAGTACTCGGACAGGCAGGTGCTCACCTATGCTGTGAAGGAGCAGCAGCTAAAGCTGCCCAAGCCGCTGCTGAAGGTGCCCCTTTCTGATCGCTG GTATGAGGTGATGCAGTTCTGCTGGTTGCAGCCAGATCAGAGGCCTACAGCAGAAGAGGTACACCTGCTGCTCAGCTACCTGTGCGCCAAAGGCGCGAGTGAAGCCGAGGAAGACTTCGAGAAGCGCTGGAACTCCATGCGGCCCAACAATAGTCATTGTGCCGGCCTCGCTGGGGGCCTgcccccatcctgctcctcatcCTCCTTCCCACTGCTTGAACGATTCTCAATGGGCGACAGCTACCAGCCTGAGCCTGGTGATGATGTCCTGACAGTCACCGAGACCCGTCACGGACTCAACTTTGAGTACAAGTGGGAGCAGGCTCGGCATGAGCTGCCCTACCGCTCATCCTCCACCAGCGGGCCCCTAGGTCAGGGTAATCCTCACTACCAGGACATCTACTATCCCTCTGTTGGCAGCTGTGGGGCAGATGGGCTCACACTTGGGGTCTCACCATCCTACTACGACTCGAAGCAGCTACACACTCCTGGAGTGGTTCCTGTGCTGAGTGCACACAGCCCATCAATGAGCAGCGAGTATTACATTCGCATTGAGGAGCCTGTGGACTGCCACATTGACAGAAACTATACAGTATGCCCCTATAGCCCTGGATTTGAAGGCAGTGCTGATGGGGGCTTTGTGGTTGGGAGTGGTGAGGCAGTAGGCTGCATAAATTGtccctcagaggctcagcccagCTCCTTTTGGTCAACGGACATTCACAAAGCAAGCGCCTATGACTCAGACAATAGTCCAGCGATCTCCCTGACCATGGAACCCCTTTTAGGCCAGGTGTGCAGCCCCATGCAACCCTGGGAGTCAGGACACTATGTGTCCTACAAGGATAGGGATGGTGGATACTACTATGACCCTTCTCCCTCCATGGAGATGGACCACTATTTGATGGAGGACAACGTGGAGCCCCAGGAGGAGAGCTGGGGATCCCGAAGCCTACGTCAGGCATTGGGTGAGCTGGAGAATCCACTCGGTATCTCACCTTCTCTGAGTGATCCTAGGCAGGGGTATGGTGACCCCTGCATGGCAGGTGAGTGCTACTATGACATGATGGGTTCCCTGAGGAAGACCATGCCCCGGCCCCACTCTGTCAGCATTGGTCCAGAGGGCCCCCTTTTCAGGGACAGACGGGATAGTGACCTGGAAGAAGACGACCTGTTTGTAGAGAGGGAGGCCAGAAGCTGGGTCTCAAACCACTCCGCTAACAACAACAGCTTGAACTTCTCCCGGAGGCCAGTGAGGTGCAGCCAGGACACCTACGTGGATTACCATTATACCATGCCTTCTACCGATGTGGAGGATTTGTGGCCGCAGATGGACATCAAAGAGAAGTCAATGTTCCAATCCAATAATTCTCTCTGCTACCCAGAGACTATGAGAAATAATGCGGGTTGCCTTACCCTCAGCAAACACCACTCACTTATCAATCCCAGGGAGTGTAATATTTGTGTATACCCATGCCACAAAGGCAGGGAGGATCCAATATCACCAGTCAGGTACTGCCAGACTGTGGATAGTCCACAGTCCGTCGATCCCCTGTCTGGTACACTTGTCAGAAACTATGGCATCAGTAACTACATCAGAGATAAGAAAAGTGAACCACCCCATGCAGACAAAGCGAAAAGTCTGTCTAACTTACCTACATCCCTTACTGGAGAATGTGTTTTATCACAATCCCAGATGTCAGATATGAACAGAACCCCTATTCTTCTGGAGCACTCAGAGCACCAAACCGGTCTTGGTGGAGAAATTTTGGGGAAAAAGGGTGTGGAGCAAGAAGTGTCATCTCTGACAGGTGTTAAATTCAAGATTCAGACCGTCCATATTGCGGCAGAGAAGGCCACCTCGCCAGACCCAGTGTCAGACAGCAGTCGGCTTGCGGACAGCGGTGTTGAGAGGGGATGCTCCAGCATCAGCCTTGTGGACATCGATGACTGCAGTGATGAAGATATCACAGACGTTACCTCGGGAATTTTTGTAGACTTTATAATGGATTGCGCAGATTCGGGAAATGCTCCAGCCGGCTTAAAAAATCCCCAGGACCCGGCGGAAACCCCAGATTCTGTTGATTCCATTGATTTACCGTCTACTGCTGAGTCATGCGATGCCTTAAGCCCTGCTTCTTTTGATACCTCCAGCCCACCTAAAGCCCATGACAGTGGCTATGACACTGAGAACAATGAATCCCCAGAGTTTGTTATGAAGGAACCTCTTGAGCCACGGGACCCTGAAGGGTTTTCCCAGTCTCTAGGGAAGACATCTTTGTGTGGAAACCTAGCCCCAGGAGTCACTGAAGCCAAAGTGGTCTCACAGGCTGAAATGGATGACAGTGCAATTCCACTTGTTTCAATGACCAACAGGACAGAGCTTGACCTTACAAGCCTATGTGAGAAAAACACATATAGGGATTCTGCCTATTTCTCTGACTATGATACAGAAAATGAGCGATTTTCCCAGGATAAGGAAGACAACCTTATGGACAAACTGGATTCCGATGACTTGGTACAAAAGGAAGATGGTAACAAGTCCCCCAAAAAACCTATGGAGAAAGAGAGCTTGAAACCTTTGCATTTAGAAAAAGATGAAGGAGACTGGAAGAATAATGAAGAGGATCACAGTGAAATTGATGTGGATGTTAAGAAGCTTTCCCCCCAACGAGAGTTCTCAGAGACCAAAGTATGTGGCTCCTCCTCAGAACCCATGTTCTCCATGCTCTCCCCATCTCCACCTGAAATGGGGGGTTGCCTGACAAAGGAATCTTCCCAAGATGAAGGCTTAGGGTTGGATTCTGAAAACCCTGGGGAGGAAGCATCCTCTGagtcctcttcctccacagtttCTGAAGGGACATCTGTCCAGCAACAGCCCTCAACTTCAGGAGATGGAGGTAAAGAATCTGGGGGTGCTGAGGACTCCCTGGCAGAACCCCTCATCTCTGACTCTGCCAGCACAGACAGCAATACGGAGATACCCGCAGAGTTCAGCGATGACAAGACAGAGCCAGTAGAGTGTGGGCATCTCCAGGAGGAGGAAAAGGGGCAAGATAGCATCTGTTCCAGACCCATAAGTGAAGATCAGGAAGCCCAGGCTGCAGACACAGAGTCAGACGGTCTAATGGATATTGCTAAATGTCCCTCATCTCCTCCTCCACCCCTGCCTCCAATTGAGAGCAGGATTTCACCAGGTGATGGGGAGGAAGCTGATTCAGAAGACAGCGAGGAATCAGATGAGGAGCTGCGCTGCTACAATGTCCAGGAgcagagtgaggagagtgaggagGAGTCCTCAACTGTGCCTGTTGTGGTGATGGACTGCAGTGATGCTTGCCACCTCCGCAGCCTCCTCAAGATGCCCACCCTGCTGACAGAGGCCTTCAGTGACGAATTTGACCGCAAGAAGAAGGCTGTTTCCTTCTTTGATGATGTCACAGTGTTCCTTTTCGATCAG GAGAGCCCGACCCGGGAGCTGGCAGAGCATGGCTTCCCCCCCGGAGCGGAGTCCTGCGGGCAGGGCTCAGAAGCCACGGAGCCACGCCCCCAGGAAAAGATCAATGCCAGCTCTGATGACTCCTCAGATGGGAACATCTCAGAAGAGA GTGCAGGTTTTGAGTGGGAAGATGACTTCCCTTTGCTGCCCAATGCCTCTTCTGTGGTGGCTGCAAGAAGCACCCCAGAGAAGCCATCAGCCCCCAGGCAGTCTGCTGTTCCTCCGGAGCCCAAGCCAGCAGTGCAGTTCTCTCGCTTCACTGTCTCCCCTTCCTTGGTCTCCCGCTTCTCCATCACGCACGTATCCGACTCCGACATCGAATCTGCAGGAGGTCTGTCTCCTTTTCACACAAATGTCACTCTTCGCATTGACAATGAGACAAGCCAGTCATGCTACCAAAATTTACCTGCATAA